Genomic window (Chelmon rostratus isolate fCheRos1 chromosome 15, fCheRos1.pri, whole genome shotgun sequence):
TTCTCTCTGAAAAGGTAATTTACTGTTTACTACTACTAATTACGATTTAATTAAAGTGAACCTTTAAACAGTGCAGTAGTTAAAGAGACAGAGCGTAAGCTCCATGTTGCAGTCAGCCaaagtgatgtttttgtctgtgcccAGATCGGAGACCTTCAGAGCAGCTATACTGCGGCCCAGAAGTCGGAGGACTCCTTTCCCGAGCACGTTGACACTCAACAGATTCTTAAGCAGCTTCGGCAGCACTTTGCAGTGCTGTGAGTGTTCAGCCAGCATGCTCGTGAAGCAAGGTGTGGTTTGAATAATGTAGCTGTCAGAGATCAGAGACACTGCACTGCAGACTTCAAAACATGAAATCAGTAAAATGCTAAAAAGTTGGCAAGTTAAGTTAGACATGGAAGTCAAAAAAGGgacattttggtttgtgtttatttatcagATGGTATGTATACACTAAATTGCCAGTTTATTAGTTACGTTTATAAGCATAATttaacagtgttgttttatCCAATTGGAGGTAAGTCTATGTGGAGCTTTTTCAGATAAAACCTGAATTTGGATGTGGTTGGCCTGATTATGGCATATCTGTTCCATTTTTTTGGTCATTCCCCTTTGACCCCTCTGACACACAACTGTTTCCATACCGAATTCCTGATCACTGGTAGTTTTTCGCTTTTTGCACCATTCTAAGTAAATCTTTGCAACAGCAGAGTGTGAAGAGGCCGAGATAACAGCCATTTGGGAATTCCAATAACCAAAATGGCGAGCTCCAGTGCAAGTTTTCTATTACTGGTTATTATAGTCTGTGTATGTAATGATAAATGTCTGTGACATTTGTAAGATCAGCTTAACAACACTAACTCACActttaaacactgcacagtTCATGTGAAGGCGGGTGTTTTCCTGATAAACCGGTAACCTACTGTATAGATCTGTATAGTAGTGATACATATGTACATAGTTAaggtaaatattttatttattgtagtAAGATAATTGACTCATATTTTATGGTTCATTTCATAAATCAGATgtaatttttgtattttaaaccTTGCCATTTTGTAGTCTCAACAAACATTGatgtgacaataaaaataacaattcaGAGGATGTGTAAAGTCTGCGAGGCGGAGTTAATTCTTCATTCAGACAATTAAACAAGAACGTCATGTGATTTTTAGAAAAATCACATTAACTCGCAGACCTTGGTGCCTTTTCGCAAATCCATTTCAGTTCATAACTACATGGAGCGTCGTTCCAGGACTTAAAGGGGTTGCTTCTGGGATACGCGGCAGCACAGTCTTCATTGCCCTGGTTGTTCGGCTCTCCATCATTCCAGTACCTGAAACAAATGACAGCATTGAGCAAGAGTGACTTCTTTGTCACTGTATATTTAATCTTATATCTTATTAGTGTTGATATGTCAAACAGATGATGCCCACGACTGCAGGTTTGTGAATGAACAATCAAAACAATTCCTACAATAACAGTATTTGACTCCAGTGAgttatctgttgttttttatagTATGTACACGCATGTAACTGTTACCCCTCAGTCAGTCTTGTTCCATCCTGCCATTTCCAAGTCCCTTCCTGTTCCACATCTCTCAGTCCAATCCAGAAGCCACTGTGGGCTATGGGTCTCGAAGGGTCTTGATAATTATTTATCAAGTCACTGATTGccagctgtacacacacacacacacacacaaacacaaacatacaagtacatttgggttttttttgggTTGGGTTCTACATAGCAgaaatttaaatggaaaacataatacaacagaagaagaagaaatgcagaTTTTTCAGAGTGTTGACTGAACGTTGAGTCTCACATGCTTCTCTGTGGTATCTATTACTGCCAAGTCGGCTCCTTGTTTCGTGCAGAACTGTCTGGCTTCCTGCCATGATCTGCGTGACAGAGCATCAGAGAAAGCGAAGTAGTAACACACTGAGTTCATGAAAGTCCATCCTGGTAAACAGTGTCTGCAGCCCTCCTCTGTGAccaaagaaaatggaaatatgagGTGATGTAGGTTGAGTTGCAGTAATTATGTGTTTATACCTTGATAACAAACAACCAGTAACAAAGAAAATCTCTCACTGATCATTGGCACGTGGGATTTCAGCGCCGCTATTTCCATATGAATTTTGTCAATCTGCTTTTCGTAgtctttgcttcttttcttctggtGTTCAAGCTCCCACTTGATGAGGCGCTGCTCACTGATCTCTTTTGCCAGCTGTTTCTTGACTTCGTCCCTGCGTTGAATTGCAGTGTTGTAAGTAACCTGCAGTTTGGCTACCTCATTGCTGATGTCCATTAATATACGATGTCCATCAGTAAGTCTGCTATCTGTAAGTAATGAAGACGTAGTGTTACTGAAGCAGTGTATTCTCAGTTTAAGCTTTAGCAAATATTATATATCTtatagtatatacagtatagccATTGATCAATTtagctgtctctctgtgtatgtctttatatgtgtgtgtgtgtgtgtgtgtatacagcagtaaaaaaacaacatacacatgaatgcagcagcgATATTAATCCCAGAACATCATATATAAATAGTGTGTAAATATAAAGTagaaatagtaataataacagcactgaAAGGGCCCATTTTACTACAGCAcgagtgcttttacttttggcTTGAGTacttaagtaaggttttgaattcaggacttttacatgtagtggagtattttcacagtctagtattgctacttttacttaagtaaaggatctggaTACTTCCTCCACCAAGTATAAATTAAAAGGCAAACATGAGCACAAGAGTGGAAGCAGTGAAACAGGAactgaaacacatttatatAATGACATTATTCTGAGCATTTATGTAgcttatatataaataaatatttcatattttcagttgtgtgtgcatgctgtttttGCAAGGCATCATACAGTATTACAAACAGAAATTGATCATACCAGCTTTAAAGTAACTCTCAGGCTTTCAATATCTGCACCTCTGACTTTGCATTTGTTGCCTTGACATGAACTTTGTTGTCATCTTTTCAGTCAAATGCTGAAACAATAGTTGGAATGATATAAACTGTGAATATGATGTCACCTCATAATCATCTAGCACCGTAAAATCTTCACAGTATTCACACATCTTGGAGCGTTCTATGGGTTCACAGTGACTTACAGTAGACTCCCAGGCCAATGTCGACTGCTAGCAGAACGACAGCAAGCACTGCCAGGCTTACTGCGAGCATTTTGTGACGGTTCAAACGGGATGCAGTCCTCACCATGGACATGGACACTACAGAAGAGAAGTGGTGGATCAATATCAAATCCACTGCACCACAACAAAGCAGTAAAGTTTAATATTACAATAATATACAGATGGCTGGTGCTTATGACACCCACAAGgcactttgtttttcctttgtttccatTTATCTCTTGTCTGTATATTCAAAAAATGATGTCAATTAAATCACTGATGCACTTAATAACTGAGCAAAAATGACATAGAAGCACAGTAATACATTTCCTGCACTATTTTAGGAGCTGGTGCCAGTATCAAAGAACAGATGATCCATAAACAGAATATTGTTGACATACACACGCATTCATTCACTTCTGATTTACCTTGTCGCTTCTCTTGGTTTGAGTAGAGAGGGTGGTCATCCGCATTTAAGTCCTCTTGACTAGTCAGTTTGTTGTATGCACCATCAAAAGTGCCACCTGaattttctctttcctccattTTGCCTGTTAGGATGAGAGCAGTCTGAAGTGTTTGTCCAGGAGAGACTGTTTGTCAGGACATTGCCCTGTGTGTcgggaatgtgtgtgtgtgtgtgtgcaattacaaatagaaaaacaggttcatttgttaaatatttacagGGGGTGCAGGTAATTTGAAGAGCAGAGACATCTTCTCAACACAAAACGATTAATAATTCATTCAGTCAAGCAATTcttcaaatgtcatgttttatttgttcagtcAAGCCAAAATCATTACAATCCAGATGTTATAACTGGACATATAGTTCTGCATGAGACTGGTTATTTTTGCACATTAGATGGCAATTTCTTCCCAAaatataacaaagaaaaaaggcagTGTTTGCTGCAGGGCAACTGCTGCACACAGGTGTTATTATTCCACATATATATCTGTAGACACCTGAAAATTAACCACATACATGCAGTTCATTGtccatttaaaatgatttctaCTGGAGAGGTTTCATGTCTAGCTTGGCTCCATCTCACATATCCAGTTGTACTGATGGTCGTGGCAGTTTCCATTGTACCACGCCTTCCTGGTATCAGTGTAGgaataaaaagcagcacagttcCCGCTCTGAGGTCCGGCACGATCAGGCTGTCCGGTTCTCCAGTAACttgaaaaatatcaaaatcatTCAGGGGAGAATTTACTATTCCACCATATTTGTTAGTCATGACGATATTGTCACAAAACTACAGAAATCAATACTGTTTCCGAGCTGATGCTTACATCGTTTCCATCTCAGTCACATTGTTGACCCAGACCCACGTTCCCTGCAGCACCACGTCAGTGAGGCCGATCCAGAATCCGTTCTGCCACCACATGCCACCGCTGCTCTGCTTTGGAAAGTTGTCGAGCATGAGTTGCTGTCGGGAAAGCAAACACAAGAGCTGATACCTCACTTGCAAACCTCAAGTTTCCGGCCATATACAGCCTGTACTGTATGAACAAATAGACTTTAAAGGCTTCATTCAAACTCTTCGTCTTCTCACATGAGatgttttctgttcatgtttttccagTGATCTTCTCACTTCGAAAGGCTCAGACGAAAAGAGGTGACGTGTGATGTCATGGAGGTATACCTCTATGCTCCAATCAGGACACAACAATATTTAAAGctgttgtggtggtggttgttttcCTATGTTGCCGGGCAAAAGTTAGGCACaccacccacacagtcctgatttCTCCGGTTACTTGAGTTTTTGAGTGTAAAACTTAAAATGAGTCACAACTAAGTTATTCTTCCCTGAACTTAACTATTTATTGTAGCTTATGTGCTCATGCATATTTAAAGATGCAATAACATTTTTGGGTCACTTGGGAGTTGTGGTGTAGTGAATTTGGAGCAAACAGTGAAAAGTccaatagaaaaagaaaaagagaacacTGCAGCAAATATACTCAAATTTACCTgaattcaacacattttcacttaGCAAAACATTATGAAGATGTTTTCCTCCCATACTTGAGcaacatgaacttaaaaacCAGGAGTAGAGACGTCAAAAGAAATAAGTACTTTCTGAGAAAACCCCCATCAGACAagagctgtttttatttcagacagTGAAAGCCGTCCCTCGTTTGGTTTTTGACCCACCTGCTCTTCCAGGTTGTTGATCACAAGCAGGTCTCCCCCTCGGCTCATACAGTCTGCTCTGCTATCCAACCAGTTCTTTTTGGAGTTGGACACACGGAGAGAAGAGAAATAATAGCAGGATGATTTAAGGAGTGTCCATCCTCGTTGGCATCTGCCACAGCTTTCCTCTGTTGCATCAGGAGATtggaaaaagtaaaacatttcttgttataggctgttttttaaatatttttactttacagCATGTGTTCCCTTGAGGAAGTAGGACTGACCATTTTATACTGGACACCATAGACAGGATGGATGTCTGCCTTACCTAAAGCAGTTTTATTGGACTGCAGATTTGCCTTCATTGTATATAGTGTCTCAATCTGTGCCTGAAGGCTGTCAGTGAGGGTCCTCTGCTGATTCACTTGCTGCTTCAGTTGGACTTGGTTGTCATGCTCTCTGTTCAGCGCCACCTGGGCCTCCAGTTTAGCTCGGACGATGCCGCTGTTGTTGCGGAGAAAGGTCATCTCAGCAATGAGGGGTGTAATTGCTGAATTAGGAACCTGAAGGCTGCTGTCTTGGGCTTTGGCACCTGAGGCACAAAAAGTTGTAAAAACAAAGTGGCAAAACTGATGTGTGAAGTAAGTTCATTATCCTCGGTATCCCCCGGTATCCAGAGGGATGGATGTACATGTTTTAATACTGTGTTGTGTCCATTCAGCTATATTGGGAATTGTACATCAGATAGGTCACAGGTAatcctttgttttctgtgaacTCTCATACTTACAGTAAATCCCAATGACAACAGCAGCTATCAGCAGTGCTGCATTGAGCAGGCCCAGACTCAGTGTAACCAGGCGGTGGTGTGGAAACGCAGACCGACCTCTCTCTGCAAACAGACCTCCATAATGTTCCTCAGAGTTAATAATTCTTCTTAATTTAGACCCTCAAAATATAATTAAGAGCATTACCTATCTATATATATTACTTACATTACTTATATTATCACAGTTACTTTTTACCATCTAGGTCACAGAGAAGTTGATTGATATGATTATAGGATTAAAATTGTTATGTTTTGAGTTTTAAAACCATAGAATATATCTGAAGATTATATTCAACAGTGTTTTACATACCTTTTAAATCTAAGTCACCAAACGAACTAAagtcacacacagagtttgAGAGAGAAACGAGTGCAATGGTGGTGTAAAAGACACAGGACACTGCTCGGAAACTGCAGATTTGATTTTACAGTTAGTTGTACCTTGTCCAAACAGTTGATGGCGGAAGCCCGAACGTCCATCTGTGTCGAAATCTTGAGAAATCTTCCGTTCAAATGACATTTCCTTCTCAAGttctgactgtgactgtgagtcGGCCATTACTCTGGTGCAAGTAGTGCctattgatttgtttgtgtcctGCTTATATCAGTGAtaaggcgtgtgtgtgtgtgtgtgtgtgtgtatgtgtgtttggacCCTGGTCTGGATACTAAGGcctttgtgtgtacgtgtggtATAATATCAGTTATCAGTGCTTGTGTATCTTAACCTCTGATTTTAGGTTTTAAGTACAGAATGATATCAGTGTTAATGTAAGCTtgtttcacattcagatttcaaaatatataaaacGTCAGTGTGCTTGTGAGTCTTTATGCACATTGATGCAACACTGAACATTTCTCCATGTTGTCTAAAATAATGCTTTATCAGCACCTTCATCAGGGTTGCTGAGTCGTAACCATCACAGAATTAAAAACGCCTCagattttctttccctctgtgaTTCTGATGTACTTCCCTATTTATTGTGGAGTTTGCTGACTGTTGAAAACTGTCTCTTAAAGGgatagttggacattttgggaaatacactcagTCTAGCTCATTTTAACAATGGcgatataacatgttaattagtgagctttggagaGGTTTGTTGATTTTAccagccaggctagctgtttccccctgtttctagtctttatgctaagctaagctaaccggctgcttGCAGTAGTCTCATGTTCCCCTGTAATGCTACCAAGTGTTTTCTAGAACTAAAGATACCGACTGAACTAACCATCTCCGCTGTGCTCATGTCAATGTTACTTTCTAAAGTCTTACTTAAACACAGGGTTATGCTGTAATTAATGgttggccaaaaaaaaaaaaccaattattaattatttacagATCAGTAATAAGCTGGTTACATCCTGTAACATAGTTTGCTTATTACAGATTTATAAAGaattcagaaatgtatttatgaaCAATTAATGATGGCATTTGTTTTAACTCACAAAGGCTTAGCATTGTCATGTCCCGtcatgtctgttgatgtgtctgttcacagtgtcaggtcttgtcatgcacttcctgtcttattgtgaaaccctaactctcctctccaCTGACCTCCACTTTAAACACTATCCCGGCGCGTATCAAACTGAGCCCGCAAAAGTGGCATTCATGATTTCCCACCACACCGGGAGGGCAGCGGCCTGGGCTACTGCTGAGTGGGCCAGAGAATCTGTTCTGTGCCAAGATGCTAAGGTTTTTTCTAAGACGctaacaaacatttttgatCAAGAGTCCCCAGCCCGAGACGCCTCTCAAGCCCTGCTCCGTTTGCAACAGGGACGCCGCCGGGTGGTGGATTATGCTATTGACTTCCGCAGGCTAGCCACTGACAGTGGATGGAACGGGCCAGCCTTGAATGACGCCTTCGTCTAAGCACCCTCAGATGCCATAAAGGACCAACTCGCCCCGTTGGAGTTGCCATCCGACCTGGAGTCCATCATAGACTCACGACTATGCAAACGGGAGAGAGACCGCCTGAGGGAAGCACTTCCTGTGACGGAGGGATGGAGGCAACAATCAGGAAatgcagagagacagcacaTCCCTTCGCCCCCGTTCACTTACCCATTCCGACGTCGCCACCTTCTGGACCCGTGGAACCCATGCAGGTTGGCAGGAAAAAGCTGAGCCCTGAGGAAAAGATGTGGTGCTTCACCATTtgagaggagggagatggtGAGCCAAACGAATGGCATTTCAAAACCTCCCCATACACTGACCAAAATAATTTTGCAAGTAAACAGCTATTGGAATAGGAGGCACTCACAGATTCAGGGGCTGATAAGAGCTTCATGGACTGGAGTCTAGCTTGGAAATACCAGGTCGGGGTTAAAAAACTGTCCAATCCGCTCAACGCCAGCGCTTGAAATGGCCTCTTCATATTACAATTGACTCACATTacagaaaattgtgaaatgaCTGTTGATGAGTCTGTTCACTGTCGGAATCGCCAAGAGCAGAAGCCTGCCATGCCATcgaaaggagagggagatgggtACCCCGATTTGGTTAAGGTGCCGCAGTGCTACTGGGACCTCAAGGAAGTATTTAATAAGGAGAAAGCCACCTCACTTCCGCCACACCGAGCTTCGGACTGCGCCATCGACCCTAAAGGCAGACTCCACTCCCTTTCCGGACCGGATCGCAAGGCAATGGACGACTACATTCAGGCTTCATTGAAAGCCTTCCTCATCTCCTGCGGGGGCTTGTTTCTCAGTtgttttcagctcagctcagctgcgGTCCCAAGTTATTCAATGGGCACACACATCTTTGCTTACCTGTCACCCTAGGGTCAAACGCACACTGTATGTGATACGACAGAGGTTTTGGTGGTCTACTTTTGAAAAAAGATGTCTTAGAGTACGTTCGAGCATGTGAAGTTTGTTGTAGGAACAAGACGCCTATACAAAACCCGATGGGACTCCTACAGCCTCTGGATGTGCCCCAAAGACCTTGGACCCACCTTTCCATCGATTTTGTGACTTGACTCCCGACCTCCCGAGGAAATACCACCATCGTCACTGTGGTAGATAGGTTCTCTAAAATGACTCACTTCATTGCCCTGCCTGAACTCCCCTCAGCTATAGTACTCCTAAAAGATGTGTTTCGAATTCATGGCTTACCGAAAGACATTGTTTCTGATAGAGGTCCACACTTTATCTCCATGTTCTGGTGGGAGTTTTGCAGGATGCTCAGGGCTACGGTGAGTCTGTCCTCGGGTTAccacccccaatccaaatgacagacagagagactcaaCCAAGAGCTAGAGACATGCCTGCGGTGCCTTGTGTCCCAAAATCAGACGTCATGGAGTGACAACCTCACATGGGTTGAATACGCACATAACACTCTTCCCCCCGCATCTACAGGCATGTCCCCGTTCCAGTGTGTCACAGTACCGTCAGCCCACGCACTTGTGAGACGTTGCTGGCGCATCTGGGCAGCAGCCAGGAAGATAATGCTCAGGAGCCAGGCCAAAATGACAGGGGCGGCTGATCGTCACCGGGACGCCCCCCAGTATGCTCCaggccagaaggtctggctgtTGACCTCCAACTCTATGTGCACTCCCAGAAACTGGCACCCAGGTTTGTCGGACCAGATGAAATTGCCAAAATACAGACACAGGGTTAATACCCTGGTACTGTCATGTCCCAtcgtgtctgttgatgtgtctgttcacagcgtCAGGtcttgtcatgcacttcctgtcttattgtgaaaccctaactctcctctcgttccagaccctgacttcctgatgtgtttcctgcctgtccgattgtctgccccaccctgattgtctccacgtgttcattgttacctcatgtatatatagtctgtgtctctctttgtcctgtgccagattgtctcgtaTGTCTTGTGCTCTCTGTACCCAGTCTTGTTACCAGTCCTTGCATTCGTGCCTCtgcctttttgtatttttgataaCCTTAGCGTCCTTAGTTGTATTTTTTGAaatccttagcgtcttttgttctATTTTGGAAAACCTCAACGCCTTTTGTTTCTGCCTGTCAAGTTTCTCGTTTTTGTCGAATAAATTCAGCCCGAGTGCTCGCCTTTTGTTGGAAGTGAttttgtgttctgcttttgagtcctgactcctcCGAGCCCCACGGGCCTTTCAAGCATGCCTTTTTAGAATGCAGTACCAACAGACCACATGTTGGGAGAgttgcagaaaacaaaatggaatTTGGTTGGCCAGAAAATTGATCTCAATTGCTCTCCAGCAGTTATCAAAATGCTgaaggacaaacagagagaccATTGTGCAGTAAAGAAGTTTTATTAACAAAGTGAGAGCTGCACTTGCATGTCTCCTTGTTTTGCAGCCATCTTGGTCAACATTTCTGGTACGTAATGTTTTCATGTTAGCAATATACACCTTAAATGGAGCAGGGATTTTCCTGCTATTTACAGACTTTTGAGAACTGacctcaggtgtgtttgtaaCACTTCAAGTCCCCTATTTAGCATAACAAAGCAGCGTATAAACATTGAATTAATGGTTTATAACATAGAATAATGTAGCTGTAAGGAGTTTATGAATGTATTATCCATGCATTATAAACAGGTGATGAACGACAGGATagtaaaacacagctgtaat
Coding sequences:
- the LOC121618547 gene encoding CD209 antigen-like protein E translates to MEERENSGGTFDGAYNKLTSQEDLNADDHPLYSNQEKRQVSMSMVRTASRLNRHKMLAVSLAVLAVVLLAVDIGLGVYYSRLTDGHRILMDISNEVAKLQVTYNTAIQRRDEVKKQLAKEISEQRLIKWELEHQKKRSKDYEKQIDKIHMEIAALKSHVPMIKEGCRHCLPGWTFMNSVCYYFAFSDALSRRSWQEARQFCTKQGADLAVIDTTEKHLAISDLINNYQDPSRPIAHSGFWIGLRDVEQEGTWKWQDGTRLTEGYWNDGEPNNQGNEDCAAAYPRSNPFKSWNDAPCSYELKWICEKAPRSAS
- the LOC121618866 gene encoding CD209 antigen-like protein E isoform X1 codes for the protein MEIKCGPLSETMSFGLSFFLPTCMGSTGPEGGDVGMGLFAERGRSAFPHHRLVTLSLGLLNAALLIAAVVIGIYCAKAQDSSLQVPNSAITPLIAEMTFLRNNSGIVRAKLEAQVALNREHDNQVQLKQQVNQQRTLTDSLQAQIETLYTMKANLQSNKTALEESCGRCQRGWTLLKSSCYYFSSLRVSNSKKNWLDSRADCMSRGGDLLVINNLEEQQLMLDNFPKQSSGGMWWQNGFWIGLTDVVLQGTWVWVNNVTEMETIYWRTGQPDRAGPQSGNCAAFYSYTDTRKAWYNGNCHDHQYNWICEMEPS
- the LOC121618866 gene encoding CD209 antigen-like protein E isoform X2, translated to MGSTGPEGGDVGMGLFAERGRSAFPHHRLVTLSLGLLNAALLIAAVVIGIYCAKAQDSSLQVPNSAITPLIAEMTFLRNNSGIVRAKLEAQVALNREHDNQVQLKQQVNQQRTLTDSLQAQIETLYTMKANLQSNKTALEESCGRCQRGWTLLKSSCYYFSSLRVSNSKKNWLDSRADCMSRGGDLLVINNLEEQQLMLDNFPKQSSGGMWWQNGFWIGLTDVVLQGTWVWVNNVTEMETIYWRTGQPDRAGPQSGNCAAFYSYTDTRKAWYNGNCHDHQYNWICEMEPS